CTCCACGACCTCCATGCGGTCGATGAGCGGGCCCGCGATGTTCTGCGGGAAGTTCGCCGTCGCGATGAAGAGGCACTCGCTGAGGTCGAACGGCACGCCGAGGTAGTGGTCGACGAACGCGTTGTTCTGCGCGGGGTCGAGCACCTCGAGCAGCGCGGCCGCCGGGTCGCCCTGGAATCCCTGCCCGAGCTTGTCCACCTCGTCCAGCAGGAAGACCGGGTTCTTCGTGCCCGCCTGCTTCATCCCCTGGATGATGCGCCCGGGCAGCGCGCCCACGTACGTGCGCCGGTGGCCGCGGATGTCCGCCTCGTCGCGCGCGCCGCCGAGGGCCACGCGCACGTACTCGCGGCCCAGCGCCTTCGCGATCGACTTGGCGATCGACGTCTTGCCGACGCCCGGCGGGCCGGTGAAGAGCAGGATCGGGCCGCGCGCCATCGCGCGCGCCTTCGCCTCCTTCGCGTCGGTGATCTGCCGCTCGCTGTCGTTGGTGCTCGTCTGCAGCGTGGGCGTCGCGTCGTCCTGGTCGCCCATCAGCTTCGCGGCCGGCACCTCGCCCGTCTTCTCGACCTCGTCGGCCACCTGGCGCGCGCGCAGCTCGCGCACGGCGAGGAACTCCAGCACGCGGTCCTTCACGTCCTGCAGCCCGTAGTGGTCCTCGTCGAGGATCGCGGTCGCGCGGTTGAGATCGAGCTGGTCGTCCGACCGCTCGCCCCACGGCAGCTCGGCGATCCACTCCAGGTAGGTGCGGATGACCTGCGCCTCCATCGACTCGCGGCCGGCGCGCTCCAGGCGCCCGAGCTCGCGCTCGACCTCCTGGCGCGCCTCGCGGGGCAGCTCGAGCTTCCCGAGCTTCTCGCGCAGCTCCTCCAGCTCCTTGCTCTGGTCGTCGTCGCCGAGCTCCTTCTGGATCGCCTTCATCTGCTCGCGCAGGAACATCTCGCGCTGGCGCTCGCCCAGCTCCTCCTGGACGGCGCTCTTGATGTCCTCCTGCGCCTCGAGGAGGCCGATCTGCCGCTGCACGTGCACGAGCACGCGGCGCAGCCGCTCCTCGACGCTCAGCGTCTCCAGGAGCCCCTGCTTCTCCGGGACGGTGAGCTCGATGTAGCCGGCCACGAGGTCGGCGAACTTGCCGGCCTCCGAGACCGAGTCGAGCACCTGGTGCACGACCTCCTCGGGGAGGCCGCGGCGCTCGCCCAGCTCGGCGGCCCGCTCGCGGGTCTCCTTGTGGAGCGCCTCGAACGCCGGGTCGCGCTCGTTCAGGGGCAGCATCTCCTCGGCCGGGATGACGACGGCGGTGAGGTGCCCCTCGGTGGTGGAGTACTGGAGGGCGGTGGCGCGCTGCTCGCCCTGGAGCAGCAGCTGCACGCCGCCCAGGCCGCGCTGGATCTGCCCGATGCGGGCGATCACGCCCGTCGTGTACAGGATCTCGGGCGTCGGCTCGTCGGTGTTGTCCCGCTGGGCGACCGCGAACACCAGCCGGTCGCCCTTGAGCGCCGCCTCGATGGCCCGCAGGGTGCCCGGTCGCCCGGCCGCGATCGGCTGGGTGACGCCGGGGAAGATGACCGTCCCGCGCAGTGGCAGGACGGGGAGAGTCTGGCGGTGTGCCATGAGGGGAGTTCGTGGAGGTGGCGTGCCTGCGCTCCCGGGAGAACCGGGGGCGGGGCACGCGACGTTCCGTCGCGGCGCGACGGCGCGGCGGCCGGGGGTTCCGGTCCCGCGTGCTGCGAGGCCACTGTGCAGGAAGCGCGCTCCCATGCCCGGCCATCGCGGCACGGTGGCGACCCCACCCTGCAACTTTTCGCTGCGACGCTGACGTAGGGTGCCCCGCGCCACTGCCGGATCGGCGCGCCCGCGAGGAAACGGACGTGTCGCCGGGCGCGTCGTCGGCGTGTCGCCCCACGGTCTGGGTCGTCCCTGGTCCGGACCCCGATGGGGTGCTACACTAGTTTTGCCCCCCGCTGCGGACCCCCGAGTGCCCGAGC
This is a stretch of genomic DNA from Roseisolibacter agri. It encodes these proteins:
- the lon gene encoding endopeptidase La — encoded protein: MAHRQTLPVLPLRGTVIFPGVTQPIAAGRPGTLRAIEAALKGDRLVFAVAQRDNTDEPTPEILYTTGVIARIGQIQRGLGGVQLLLQGEQRATALQYSTTEGHLTAVVIPAEEMLPLNERDPAFEALHKETRERAAELGERRGLPEEVVHQVLDSVSEAGKFADLVAGYIELTVPEKQGLLETLSVEERLRRVLVHVQRQIGLLEAQEDIKSAVQEELGERQREMFLREQMKAIQKELGDDDQSKELEELREKLGKLELPREARQEVERELGRLERAGRESMEAQVIRTYLEWIAELPWGERSDDQLDLNRATAILDEDHYGLQDVKDRVLEFLAVRELRARQVADEVEKTGEVPAAKLMGDQDDATPTLQTSTNDSERQITDAKEAKARAMARGPILLFTGPPGVGKTSIAKSIAKALGREYVRVALGGARDEADIRGHRRTYVGALPGRIIQGMKQAGTKNPVFLLDEVDKLGQGFQGDPAAALLEVLDPAQNNAFVDHYLGVPFDLSECLFIATANFPQNIAGPLIDRMEVVEFAGYTEREKAEIAKKYLIPRQLEESGLGDKNVSFTDDAVMRVVSEYTREAGVRQLERQVGAVARKVARRVAQGDLTVIADNTIDAAEVRELLGRPRVHPEKAAEQNEVGVAAGMYYTPMGGDIMFVEAAIRRLPGARRSSDDGDVTQVSGYGNVSLILTGQLGDVMKESARAALTYAATHASGLQIPEDRLGSIEVHVHVPAGAIPKDGPSAGTAMSTAIVSAMSGRPVRRDVAMTGEATLRGRVLPIGGVKEKVLGAHRAGITTIILPKQNEADLEDIPEEVRDALSFHPVETLDEVFDLALLPAPRPVATPKTEMEVAEEAAAALR